One Thermus antranikianii DSM 12462 DNA window includes the following coding sequences:
- the pyrE gene encoding orotate phosphoribosyltransferase, with translation MDVLELYRRTGALLEGHFLLRSGLHSPIFLQSAALLQHPLYAEAVGEALGKLFEDEKVDFVIGPALGGVVLSFVVAKALGARALFAEKDGQGGMTLRRGLTVNPGDRFLAVEDVVTTGESVRKAIRVAEARGGVLVGVGAIVDRSRGEADFGVPFRALLKLEVPQYLSEACPLCRDGVPLEEV, from the coding sequence ATGGATGTCCTGGAGCTCTACCGCAGGACGGGGGCCCTTCTGGAAGGGCACTTCCTCCTGCGCTCGGGGTTGCACTCGCCCATCTTCCTGCAATCCGCTGCCCTCTTGCAGCATCCCCTCTATGCGGAGGCGGTGGGGGAGGCCTTGGGCAAGCTATTTGAAGACGAGAAGGTGGATTTCGTCATCGGCCCGGCCCTGGGGGGTGTGGTGCTTTCCTTCGTGGTGGCCAAGGCCCTGGGGGCCAGGGCCCTCTTCGCCGAGAAGGATGGCCAGGGAGGCATGACCCTGCGCAGGGGCCTCACCGTGAACCCAGGCGACCGTTTTTTGGCGGTGGAGGATGTGGTGACCACCGGGGAGAGCGTGCGCAAGGCCATTCGGGTGGCGGAGGCCAGGGGAGGGGTTTTGGTGGGCGTGGGGGCCATCGTGGACCGGAGCAGGGGGGAGGCGGATTTCGGTGTCCCCTTCCGGGCCCTTTTGAAGCTGGAGGTGCCCCAGTACCTTTCCGAAGCCTGCCCTCTGTGCCGGGATGGTGTGCCCTTGGAGGAGGTCTGA